The following proteins are co-located in the Chryseobacterium daecheongense genome:
- a CDS encoding DUF6443 domain-containing protein, with translation MRKRIILYISLFVAGFSYAQTSTENYIQSATCLDADCIKKFETVQYLDYLGRPKQIVGIKATPTGKDLVTPIVYDELGKQTRSYLPVPQLSTTNGNIYPQSAGMVPYPVADATNFYGGEKTYTEKTLEKSPLERVFDQRQVGNAWNNKPITFGYDINSLADHVKQYEVVTTWDLTEKLYKNELKYTVSEYAVGKLMKNTVTDQDGNKTIEFKDGSGQTVLIRKVINASQNADTYYLYNDYKQLVYVIPPMASAGTLNETVVNNFCYQYKYDSKGRQVEKKLPGKGWEYFIYDKQNRLIMTQDAKMGDSRQWFFSKYDQFGRIAYTGIYTSTQAYGTAGRVAEQALVDAKGNNNVVRMASVGFIVGGRGVYYSNNNTSYPNSINVLLSISYYDTYPVYSFNPTFPTDILGSSVITDNSTGNSISTKGLPVMTLVKNIEDDNWTSGYNFYDNKGRIIGTYSVNHLGGYTKTESELDFTGLAKQTKVYHKRLATDVEKVITQTFTYDNQNRLLVNKHKVDSNPEEILTQNDYNELSQLRSKKVGGTSIASPLQIINYTYNIQGWLTKINDPANLNGKLFGYEMRYNNPVNTNIAPGRFNGNIAEVDWKNASEDILKRYNYEYDNLDRLKKALYNEPITGNEGKYDEYLTYDLNGNINNLKRTAVPVSQLTPTVVDNLDYQYTGNRLDKVIENSMNDTGYEGGNNPIDYDLNGNMINMKDKGINTIAYNYLNLPDSYSITQNDPFSGVVNFGLNYLYRADGVKIRKTNTRGGGKGKPTTKNIIDYLDGFQYSYYESSTCLWCKTSVAFEQEAFKDGDPVLEPVPLDPQWILDFVPTAEGYYSFKENRYIYQYKDHLGNARVSYAKNSAGALEITDTNNYYAFGMNHIGQGKGLLGGYNNYKYNGKEIQETGFYDYGARFYMPDLGRWGVIDAMSEKYRRHSPYNYAVNNPIMFIDPDGNDVTTYTGEAARQMFSAYKASMSLSSELGNNYFTGFNFSQFGNGDNNPPDDHFNQFGKFLYTDNKKTNNIVIDFQNPITGALNTAPWLSVELKDYIFDKNNFSIIMNIAKYYAKAAGVDLANLRNGEFSGSVWNGQKWEGGQPILKSGTFNTFNGGTYSYKGVLSTIKHDRTINFTVTNGHLNGYLNDKYNLISTLEHEGGKVSHLTVNMQSPIDDSDVAQRNEHLILYKNQINSPTFKKTTLDYQKLILSNYKDVKNGATGN, from the coding sequence ATGAGAAAAAGAATAATATTATACATATCATTGTTTGTAGCAGGATTTTCATATGCACAAACAAGCACGGAAAACTATATACAAAGTGCAACCTGTTTAGATGCGGATTGTATCAAGAAATTCGAAACAGTACAGTATCTTGACTATTTGGGAAGACCAAAACAGATTGTGGGCATAAAAGCTACACCTACAGGAAAGGATTTGGTAACACCCATTGTATACGATGAATTGGGAAAGCAAACCAGAAGCTATCTTCCGGTTCCACAATTGTCTACTACTAATGGAAATATTTATCCTCAAAGTGCGGGAATGGTTCCTTATCCGGTAGCGGATGCTACCAATTTTTATGGAGGTGAAAAAACATATACAGAGAAGACCCTTGAAAAGTCTCCCTTGGAAAGGGTTTTTGATCAAAGACAGGTAGGAAATGCATGGAATAATAAGCCAATTACTTTCGGATATGATATAAATAGCTTAGCCGACCATGTCAAACAGTATGAAGTGGTAACGACCTGGGATCTAACCGAAAAATTATACAAGAATGAACTGAAATATACCGTTTCTGAATATGCTGTTGGGAAATTAATGAAAAATACGGTGACAGATCAGGATGGAAACAAGACCATAGAATTTAAAGACGGTTCTGGACAAACGGTATTGATAAGAAAGGTAATAAATGCGTCACAAAATGCCGATACCTACTATCTTTACAATGACTACAAGCAACTTGTCTATGTTATCCCACCAATGGCCTCTGCAGGAACTCTTAATGAAACCGTTGTAAACAATTTTTGTTACCAATATAAATATGACAGTAAAGGTAGGCAGGTTGAAAAGAAGCTTCCAGGAAAAGGCTGGGAATATTTTATTTACGACAAACAGAATAGACTCATAATGACCCAGGATGCCAAAATGGGAGATTCCAGGCAATGGTTTTTTTCAAAATATGACCAGTTTGGAAGAATCGCTTATACTGGAATTTATACATCAACGCAAGCCTACGGAACAGCAGGAAGAGTTGCTGAACAGGCATTGGTAGATGCTAAAGGGAATAATAATGTAGTAAGAATGGCTTCTGTAGGATTTATTGTAGGTGGCCGTGGAGTGTATTATAGTAATAATAACACAAGTTATCCCAATTCAATCAATGTACTTTTGAGTATTAGCTATTATGATACCTATCCGGTATATAGTTTTAATCCAACTTTTCCAACTGATATTTTAGGAAGTTCTGTAATTACGGATAATTCTACGGGAAATTCTATAAGTACTAAAGGCCTTCCAGTAATGACACTGGTTAAAAATATAGAAGATGATAACTGGACTAGTGGCTATAACTTCTATGACAATAAAGGAAGGATTATAGGGACTTATTCAGTCAACCATTTAGGTGGATATACGAAAACAGAATCAGAACTTGATTTTACAGGGTTAGCAAAACAAACCAAGGTTTACCACAAAAGACTGGCAACAGATGTTGAAAAGGTAATTACCCAGACCTTTACCTATGACAATCAAAACAGGTTATTGGTCAATAAACACAAAGTAGATAGTAACCCAGAAGAAATTCTGACACAGAATGATTACAATGAATTATCTCAATTAAGAAGCAAAAAAGTAGGTGGAACAAGCATTGCATCGCCACTTCAAATTATTAATTATACGTATAACATCCAGGGATGGCTGACCAAGATCAATGATCCTGCAAATCTTAACGGTAAGCTCTTTGGGTACGAAATGAGGTATAACAATCCTGTTAACACCAACATTGCACCAGGAAGGTTTAACGGAAACATCGCGGAAGTAGATTGGAAAAATGCTTCAGAAGATATATTAAAAAGATACAACTATGAGTATGATAATCTGGACAGGTTAAAAAAAGCTCTCTATAATGAGCCCATTACAGGAAATGAAGGTAAGTATGACGAATATCTTACCTATGACCTGAATGGAAATATAAACAACCTTAAACGTACAGCTGTTCCCGTATCACAACTTACTCCTACGGTAGTTGATAATCTTGATTACCAATATACAGGAAATCGTTTGGATAAAGTGATTGAAAATTCAATGAATGACACCGGTTATGAGGGTGGAAATAATCCCATTGATTATGACCTTAACGGTAATATGATCAATATGAAGGATAAAGGAATTAATACAATTGCCTATAATTATCTTAATTTACCAGATTCATATTCAATTACTCAGAATGATCCCTTTTCCGGAGTTGTTAATTTTGGATTAAACTATTTATATCGTGCTGATGGAGTAAAGATTCGTAAGACGAATACGAGAGGTGGAGGGAAAGGTAAGCCTACAACAAAAAATATAATTGATTATTTGGATGGTTTCCAATACAGTTATTATGAATCTTCCACTTGCTTATGGTGTAAAACCAGTGTGGCATTTGAACAGGAAGCATTTAAAGATGGAGATCCTGTTTTAGAACCAGTACCATTGGATCCACAATGGATTCTTGATTTTGTTCCAACTGCTGAAGGGTATTACAGTTTTAAAGAAAACCGCTATATTTACCAGTACAAAGATCACCTGGGAAATGCCAGGGTGAGCTATGCTAAAAACAGCGCAGGTGCTCTTGAAATTACCGATACCAATAACTATTATGCATTTGGGATGAATCATATTGGACAAGGAAAAGGTCTTTTAGGGGGATATAATAATTATAAATATAATGGGAAGGAAATCCAGGAAACAGGATTCTATGATTATGGAGCACGGTTCTATATGCCAGACTTAGGAAGATGGGGAGTTATAGATGCTATGTCTGAAAAATATAGAAGACACAGTCCCTATAATTATGCTGTAAATAATCCTATAATGTTTATTGATCCGGATGGAAATGACGTAACAACTTATACAGGAGAAGCTGCACGACAGATGTTTTCAGCATATAAAGCAAGCATGTCCCTAAGCTCTGAATTGGGAAATAATTATTTTACTGGGTTTAATTTCAGCCAATTTGGAAATGGAGATAATAATCCTCCTGATGATCATTTTAATCAATTTGGAAAGTTTTTATATACGGATAATAAAAAAACAAATAATATTGTTATTGATTTTCAAAACCCTATTACAGGGGCCCTAAATACAGCTCCTTGGCTATCTGTAGAATTAAAAGATTATATTTTTGATAAAAATAATTTTTCTATTATTATGAATATAGCAAAATATTATGCAAAAGCGGCTGGTGTAGATTTAGCAAACCTCAGAAATGGAGAATTTTCAGGTTCTGTATGGAATGGTCAGAAGTGGGAAGGTGGACAACCTATTTTAAAAAGTGGAACATTTAATACTTTTAATGGTGGAACATATTCTTATAAGGGAGTCTTAAGTACAATAAAACATGATAGAACAATTAACTTTACTGTTACTAATGGGCATTTAAATGGCTATTTAAATGATAAATATAATTTAATAAGTACTCTAGAACATGAGGGTGGTAAGGTTAGCCATTTAACTGTAAACATGCAATCTCCTATTGATGACTCAGATGTTGCTCAAAGAAATGAGCACTTAATTTTGTACAAAAATCAAATTAATTCTCCTACATTTAAGAAAACTACTCTCGATTATCAAAAATTAATATTAAGTAACTATAAAGATGTTAAAAATGGAGCAACTGGCAATTAA
- a CDS encoding T9SS type A sorting domain-containing protein, with translation MKKLYFSVLSTCIISGLSAQEVVWQKDIKSSTQDFLSQVTTTIDQQYLITGSVIQAGNQKKDAGSNTQQNNGYDFHLVKLNQQGDQVWEKYFSGNNHDYLSSTVATQEGGFLISGTSYSGKGSDKKDDSKGGSDIWLIRINEFGDELWQKTLGTSADEEARSVIQTTDLGFVVAGNVQNASKGYGSKDILVIRLDKNGKELSQLILGGRGLDEVEKMIPTRDGGALLGIYSRSSEFRVSDSGNQNSATGTSGSVSRYAKTTENFGEGDYWIIKLNKEGKVEWEKNLGGKGDDHLRTLVLTSNGYLIGGESRSERSGNKTVGIEEGTDLWLVSLNERGDEQWQKSYNFKNRDVLMGMTALNQLSTDNSQPSTKGILLGGYTQAEGRIETDDETFWMLYLDHNGNEQWRKHVKGESRKREERLSDIKLNRDGSIILAGTSAEELGKENWKIVKLGDKQLDQLIERQDIKIYPNPVSDYAYVEIGFDFREADITLYDMGGRQLQNLKTKNKVTKINTQPLIQGAYLVVIKTDTNKTANAKLIKK, from the coding sequence ATGAAAAAACTCTACTTCAGTGTACTTTCTACGTGCATTATTTCCGGGCTATCAGCCCAGGAAGTGGTTTGGCAAAAAGACATCAAATCTTCTACCCAGGATTTCCTGAGCCAGGTAACCACAACAATCGATCAGCAGTATCTGATAACAGGAAGTGTCATACAGGCTGGAAACCAGAAGAAGGATGCAGGAAGCAATACCCAGCAAAATAATGGATACGACTTTCATTTGGTGAAGCTGAACCAACAGGGAGACCAGGTTTGGGAAAAATATTTCTCAGGAAACAATCATGATTATTTGTCTTCTACCGTAGCTACGCAGGAAGGAGGCTTTCTAATTTCAGGAACCTCATATTCCGGAAAGGGATCGGATAAAAAAGATGACTCCAAAGGAGGATCAGATATCTGGCTCATCAGGATTAATGAATTTGGAGATGAATTGTGGCAGAAGACCTTGGGAACAAGTGCTGATGAAGAAGCCAGATCGGTTATCCAAACCACAGATTTAGGATTTGTTGTAGCCGGAAATGTTCAGAATGCATCCAAAGGCTATGGTTCAAAAGATATCCTGGTTATCAGATTGGATAAAAACGGAAAAGAACTCTCACAGCTTATTCTAGGAGGAAGAGGATTAGACGAAGTGGAAAAGATGATCCCCACAAGAGACGGAGGAGCACTTCTGGGAATCTATTCAAGAAGTTCAGAGTTTCGTGTTTCCGATTCCGGGAATCAAAACTCAGCCACAGGAACCTCAGGTTCCGTATCCCGCTATGCAAAAACCACTGAAAACTTTGGTGAAGGAGACTACTGGATCATAAAACTAAACAAAGAGGGAAAGGTAGAATGGGAAAAGAACCTGGGAGGAAAAGGAGATGATCATCTAAGAACACTGGTTTTAACCTCAAACGGTTATCTCATCGGAGGAGAATCCAGAAGTGAGAGATCCGGAAACAAAACAGTAGGAATAGAAGAAGGAACAGATTTGTGGCTGGTTTCTTTAAATGAAAGAGGAGATGAACAGTGGCAAAAATCCTACAACTTCAAAAACAGGGATGTTTTGATGGGTATGACTGCCCTAAATCAGCTATCAACTGACAACTCTCAACCCTCAACTAAAGGAATATTGTTGGGTGGATATACTCAGGCAGAAGGAAGAATAGAAACAGATGATGAAACATTCTGGATGCTGTATCTGGATCATAATGGAAATGAACAGTGGAGAAAGCATGTGAAGGGAGAATCCAGAAAAAGAGAGGAGAGATTATCGGATATTAAGCTGAACAGGGATGGTTCCATCATTTTAGCAGGAACCAGTGCAGAGGAATTAGGGAAGGAGAACTGGAAGATTGTGAAGCTGGGAGATAAACAACTGGATCAGTTAATCGAAAGACAAGACATCAAGATCTACCCGAATCCGGTATCTGATTATGCTTATGTAGAAATAGGCTTTGATTTCAGGGAAGCGGATATTACTTTGTATGATATGGGCGGAAGACAGCTTCAGAATCTAAAAACCAAGAATAAGGTTACGAAGATTAATACACAGCCATTGATACAAGGTGCTTATCTGGTGGTGATCAAAACGGATACGAATAAAACGGCTAATGCTAAATTGATTAAAAAATAA
- a CDS encoding helix-turn-helix transcriptional regulator: MYKWEIEELKFQIGKLIQLYRLKRGLSQFQLGNELNISSNHVGRIERAETNPTIESLVTFCNFLEIDLLHLFTKLNEKELKRIEIEIDQLQKEFKNQNKRKS, from the coding sequence ATGTATAAATGGGAAATAGAAGAATTAAAGTTTCAAATTGGAAAGCTTATTCAATTATATAGGTTAAAAAGAGGGCTTTCACAGTTTCAGCTTGGAAATGAGCTCAATATTTCAAGTAACCATGTTGGTAGAATTGAAAGAGCAGAAACGAATCCAACCATTGAAAGTCTTGTCACATTCTGTAATTTTCTTGAAATTGATCTATTACATTTATTTACAAAATTAAATGAGAAAGAATTAAAGAGGATTGAAATTGAAATCGATCAGCTACAAAAAGAATTTAAAAATCAAAATAAGAGAAAATCCTGA
- a CDS encoding DUF4263 domain-containing protein: MAIKGEILKKTLISKDVYHYIDEENSIDYISKEIFKKVDEEIHYPRGFDSQHKYKTIRKFIYKGFKGNLPVGVVKSFKLGYGFTKTLNPFAFYINDNFHIEEVIIENEGITKLDKKNRKLFLSEKDLEYLNKSFSEIYKKNKGEISLSLQIGLNKLFPRNFKAPEKTYVENDLASSIAKWGNSIDEFSDADKSAIQDLFDKLSLSTDFLSTDSLAKTKEIVDSKYIQKTLKKFDEIYSLKSNADNLEQKWQEFLRDNSWVLSTIFAQPVILHKREAYVGGKTLDNTNGKYNDFLLKNLSDNVSFLEIKTHKTKLTENIAYRGDDVFGASKDLSGSVAQVLNQRDNFQKEFYNLKGKNKTKENFETFNSKCIVLIGNLNDLSEQQRYSFEIQRNNYKDAEIITFDELKEKIQSLQYLLNQK, translated from the coding sequence ATGGCAATAAAAGGAGAAATTTTAAAAAAAACATTAATCTCTAAAGATGTATATCATTACATTGACGAAGAAAATTCAATAGATTATATTTCTAAGGAAATTTTTAAAAAAGTTGATGAAGAAATTCATTATCCTAGAGGATTTGATAGCCAGCATAAGTATAAAACTATAAGGAAATTTATATATAAAGGCTTTAAAGGTAATTTACCCGTTGGTGTTGTGAAATCATTTAAATTAGGATATGGTTTCACAAAAACATTAAATCCATTTGCATTTTACATAAACGATAACTTCCACATTGAAGAAGTAATAATTGAAAATGAAGGAATAACAAAGCTAGATAAGAAGAATAGAAAATTATTTTTATCTGAAAAAGATTTGGAATATTTAAATAAATCATTCAGTGAAATTTATAAGAAAAATAAAGGTGAAATTAGTTTAAGTTTACAGATTGGATTAAATAAACTATTTCCAAGGAATTTTAAGGCACCTGAAAAAACATATGTCGAAAATGATCTAGCATCTTCAATAGCAAAATGGGGAAATTCAATTGATGAATTTTCAGATGCAGATAAAAGTGCAATTCAAGACTTATTTGATAAATTATCTTTAAGCACAGACTTTTTGTCAACAGATTCATTAGCTAAAACAAAAGAAATAGTTGATAGTAAGTATATACAAAAAACTCTTAAAAAATTTGATGAGATTTATTCATTAAAAAGTAATGCTGATAATTTGGAACAAAAGTGGCAGGAGTTTCTAAGAGATAATAGTTGGGTCCTTTCAACAATATTTGCACAACCAGTTATTTTACATAAACGAGAGGCGTATGTTGGTGGTAAAACTTTAGATAATACTAACGGTAAATATAACGACTTCTTATTAAAAAATTTAAGTGACAACGTTTCATTTCTAGAAATTAAAACTCATAAAACCAAATTGACTGAAAATATAGCCTACAGAGGAGATGATGTATTCGGAGCTTCAAAAGATTTATCTGGATCCGTTGCACAAGTGCTTAATCAAAGGGATAACTTTCAAAAGGAATTTTACAATTTGAAAGGAAAGAATAAAACAAAAGAAAATTTTGAGACTTTTAATTCTAAATGTATTGTATTAATTGGAAATTTGAATGATTTATCAGAACAACAACGCTATTCTTTTGAAATACAAAGAAATAATTATAAGGATGCTGAAATTATAACTTTTGATGAACTAAAAGAGAAAATTCAAAGTTTACAATATTTACTAAATCAGAAATAA
- a CDS encoding reverse transcriptase domain-containing protein — MNEKPSWLKEKGYLHISPSLKIGEEWQNYYRNIINKNFVAKYAFYPLIHTNIIDRKYKKADPEKHKTRGRRHCHVNEKTGKAEKSNKLRPLHYASHMDALIYGYYKEILDELYEKKLKENPQLDSSVNAYRKIEISKEDKKGKSTIHFAKEAFDEIKKRGKGEEVCVLTFDLKSFFPSLNHQFLKQKWKWLLGVDELPKDHYNVFKACTKFRYVLLDDLRVRNNRNGRKLGFDESKLAKIRKEKGYKCFFQSNEEFRRTIKEGKLRIYKNPFYSKDKINVGIPQGLPISALLANLYLYDFDLKIITDLVEERGVYYRRYSDDIVVVCKPSQSEFIEEYIYALVKESKVNISENKTEKFIFRNVMYSPKHTNTRLACFKIDKKTNLETETPLLYLGFEFRGYKTVIKSANLSKYYRKIISVTKRRCHRIKKVLDKNPETKKAIFMSQVKKLYNRPLKISDSESSEKKSLRRKFSSLRKNERGFYEFSHYRPTNPKKDSNYYSYVKRCCSIFEEEHFMNQIKKRKHIVFRCISKQFKS; from the coding sequence ATGAATGAGAAACCTAGCTGGCTTAAAGAAAAAGGCTACTTACACATTTCCCCCTCTCTGAAAATAGGAGAAGAATGGCAAAATTACTACCGTAACATAATTAATAAAAATTTTGTTGCAAAGTATGCGTTTTATCCACTTATTCATACAAATATAATCGATCGAAAATACAAGAAAGCAGATCCAGAAAAACACAAAACTCGAGGTAGAAGGCACTGTCATGTGAATGAGAAAACAGGAAAAGCTGAAAAATCAAACAAGCTTAGACCTTTACATTATGCCAGTCATATGGATGCTTTGATTTATGGATATTACAAAGAAATACTTGACGAATTATATGAAAAAAAGTTGAAGGAAAATCCCCAATTAGATTCTTCAGTAAACGCATATCGTAAAATTGAAATCTCGAAAGAAGATAAAAAAGGAAAAAGCACAATCCATTTTGCAAAAGAAGCATTTGATGAAATCAAGAAGAGGGGTAAAGGTGAAGAAGTTTGTGTTTTAACGTTTGATTTGAAAAGCTTCTTTCCAAGTTTGAATCATCAATTCTTAAAACAAAAATGGAAGTGGCTTTTAGGTGTTGATGAGCTTCCAAAAGACCATTATAATGTGTTTAAAGCTTGTACAAAATTTAGATATGTTCTGCTTGATGACTTAAGAGTCCGGAATAATCGAAATGGAAGAAAGTTGGGCTTTGATGAATCAAAACTTGCAAAGATTAGAAAAGAAAAAGGATATAAATGCTTCTTTCAAAGTAATGAAGAATTTCGGAGAACAATTAAGGAGGGAAAATTACGTATTTATAAAAATCCTTTTTACTCGAAGGATAAAATTAATGTTGGAATTCCACAAGGTTTACCAATTAGTGCTTTACTTGCAAATTTGTATTTATACGACTTTGATTTGAAAATTATAACTGATCTTGTTGAAGAGAGGGGGGTGTATTACAGACGATATTCGGATGATATTGTTGTAGTTTGCAAACCTAGTCAATCAGAATTTATTGAGGAATATATTTATGCTCTTGTAAAAGAAAGTAAAGTGAATATTAGTGAAAATAAAACTGAAAAATTTATTTTTAGAAATGTTATGTATTCTCCAAAACATACCAATACAAGATTAGCATGTTTTAAGATTGATAAAAAAACTAACCTTGAAACGGAAACTCCATTATTATATTTAGGTTTTGAATTTAGAGGCTATAAAACTGTAATTAAATCAGCTAATTTATCAAAATATTACAGAAAAATAATTTCAGTTACAAAGCGTAGGTGTCATAGGATTAAAAAGGTTTTAGATAAAAATCCTGAAACAAAAAAAGCGATTTTTATGAGTCAGGTTAAAAAATTATATAATAGACCATTAAAAATAAGTGATTCAGAAAGTTCTGAGAAAAAAAGTTTAAGAAGGAAATTTAGCTCATTAAGAAAAAATGAAAGAGGCTTTTATGAATTTTCTCATTATAGGCCTACAAATCCTAAAAAAGATTCCAATTATTATTCTTATGTAAAACGGTGCTGTTCAATTTTTGAGGAGGAGCACTTTATGAATCAGATAAAGAAGAGAAAGCATATTGTATTTAGATGTATTAGCAAACAATTTAAATCATAA
- a CDS encoding LacI family DNA-binding transcriptional regulator codes for MKRVTIKDIAEMLNISVSTVSRALKDHPDISNAVKLKVKEAAETFNYIPNDFAINFRKKSSKVIGLIIPEMSMFFIPSIIKGISSVLHSEGYHFFLLSSEESLMREKENIITCINSRVDGILISLTRYTKDLSHLQRARDIELPVVIFDKTISQNHFDEIIFDNGLNAGMAAEKLIESHCKSILAVFGDENLEITQTRRDFFLEKLKDNPDIKCKVIYCKSADEVKDKLSTILEYEHFDGYFAMSDETLAGLHSSLVKNKLQASAVKVIAITEGILPKYLDDSYECIINDGYSMGTLAATKILEIIKGS; via the coding sequence ATGAAAAGAGTCACAATAAAAGACATTGCCGAAATGCTGAACATCAGTGTATCTACAGTATCCCGGGCACTGAAGGATCATCCTGATATCAGCAATGCCGTAAAGCTTAAAGTAAAAGAGGCCGCAGAGACTTTTAATTACATCCCTAATGATTTCGCCATCAACTTCCGGAAGAAATCATCGAAAGTGATCGGGCTTATCATTCCTGAAATGTCAATGTTCTTTATTCCTTCTATTATTAAAGGAATATCTTCTGTGCTTCACAGTGAAGGATATCATTTCTTTCTGTTGTCTTCGGAAGAGTCTTTGATGAGGGAAAAGGAAAACATTATAACCTGCATCAACTCCCGGGTAGATGGAATCCTGATTTCTCTTACGCGATATACGAAAGATCTTTCCCACCTGCAGAGAGCCAGAGACATCGAGCTTCCTGTTGTTATTTTTGATAAAACGATCTCGCAAAATCATTTCGATGAAATTATTTTCGATAATGGACTGAATGCCGGAATGGCTGCCGAAAAGCTGATTGAAAGCCACTGTAAAAGTATACTGGCTGTTTTTGGTGATGAAAACCTGGAAATAACCCAAACCAGAAGAGATTTCTTTCTTGAAAAACTAAAAGACAATCCGGACATCAAATGCAAGGTGATCTACTGTAAATCTGCCGATGAGGTAAAAGACAAGCTCAGTACCATTCTGGAGTATGAACATTTTGACGGCTATTTTGCCATGAGTGACGAAACGCTTGCAGGATTGCACAGTTCATTAGTTAAAAATAAATTACAGGCCTCTGCAGTAAAGGTAATTGCTATTACAGAAGGTATTCTTCCCAAGTACCTTGATGATTCTTATGAATGTATTATTAATGATGGATATAGCATGGGGACTTTGGCGGCAACAAAAATTTTGGAGATAATAAAGGGGAGTTGA